Proteins encoded within one genomic window of Phototrophicus methaneseepsis:
- a CDS encoding sensor histidine kinase, producing MTLNLDGTNPKLVHICELGARTVGICVTLLGLAVLFGWFLNIDMLKSIRPELASMKFNTALLFVFSGILVTFHHMPTPYRYLMGAVIIILATLTLAQDIFGWQLSIDELIITDVKTRLQSGVNPGRMSVMTAVSFMLVGSALVLLHPMPIAAQGLAIIIGIIALLALVGYMYNVNSLYSIVPFSSMALHTACSFLATSIAILAQTTDYSFMKTSVSDTAGGVVIRWLLPLSFAVIIGSNLLRFQGQYMGLYDFAFGAAIVTVFVMVVLAIVIIYIGNYLHQVDLKRLNVEAALQQSHSELEQRVIERTAQLEHANKELEAFSYSISHDLRAPLRAISGFFQIIAEDYEDLLPQEGRESLDIISKEVNRLENMIEKLLIFSRFNQVPLNKATVDMNALVADVLNELHDEQSGRDIEFIVGDLPSANADEALLHQVLTNLISNALKYTRNNSHTIIEVGYDKSPSETIYFVKDNGVGFNMDYAKKLFGVFQRMHSESQFEGTGVGLSIVARIIHRHGGRVWADAEVNKGATFYFTLEPDSSILTGN from the coding sequence ATGACACTGAATTTAGACGGCACAAATCCTAAACTCGTTCACATATGCGAGCTGGGTGCTCGTACTGTTGGTATCTGCGTTACCTTGCTCGGCCTGGCTGTGCTTTTTGGGTGGTTTCTAAATATTGATATGCTCAAGAGCATTCGCCCTGAACTAGCGAGTATGAAGTTCAATACCGCATTACTCTTTGTCTTCTCCGGCATTCTCGTCACATTTCACCATATGCCAACGCCTTACCGCTACCTTATGGGTGCCGTCATCATCATCCTGGCAACGCTGACATTAGCTCAAGACATCTTTGGCTGGCAGTTATCCATAGATGAACTCATCATCACAGATGTAAAAACACGCCTCCAGAGCGGGGTTAACCCGGGACGCATGTCTGTTATGACAGCTGTGAGCTTTATGCTCGTCGGCAGCGCACTTGTGCTCTTACACCCGATGCCAATCGCAGCCCAGGGTCTGGCTATCATCATAGGTATCATCGCCTTACTGGCTCTGGTCGGCTATATGTATAATGTTAACTCGCTCTACAGCATCGTGCCTTTTTCGTCTATGGCATTACATACAGCTTGTAGCTTCCTCGCAACTTCTATCGCTATCCTCGCCCAAACAACCGATTACTCGTTTATGAAAACGAGCGTCAGTGATACGGCTGGCGGGGTCGTCATACGATGGCTGCTACCACTCTCGTTTGCGGTCATCATCGGCTCGAACTTACTGCGCTTTCAGGGCCAGTATATGGGCCTTTATGATTTTGCATTTGGTGCAGCCATCGTCACCGTATTCGTCATGGTCGTCCTGGCAATCGTCATTATCTACATTGGCAACTATTTACATCAGGTTGATCTCAAGCGCCTGAATGTGGAAGCCGCTCTTCAACAATCCCATAGTGAACTGGAACAGCGCGTTATTGAGCGGACCGCACAACTAGAACACGCCAATAAAGAGCTGGAAGCATTTAGCTATTCGATATCACATGATTTGCGGGCACCGCTACGGGCCATTAGCGGCTTCTTTCAGATTATTGCTGAAGACTATGAGGACCTGTTACCCCAAGAAGGTCGTGAAAGCCTTGATATTATAAGCAAAGAAGTGAACCGCCTTGAGAATATGATCGAAAAGCTCTTAATCTTCTCTCGCTTCAACCAGGTACCCTTGAACAAAGCGACCGTCGATATGAATGCACTCGTCGCCGACGTGCTCAATGAGCTGCACGACGAACAATCCGGACGCGATATCGAATTTATCGTTGGTGATCTCCCCTCAGCAAACGCTGATGAAGCCCTCTTACACCAAGTCCTCACTAACTTGATCTCCAATGCCCTGAAATATACGCGCAATAATTCGCATACCATCATCGAGGTAGGCTACGACAAGTCCCCTTCAGAAACTATCTATTTCGTGAAAGACAATGGAGTTGGCTTCAATATGGATTATGCGAAGAAGCTGTTCGGCGTCTTTCAACGCATGCATTCTGAAAGCCAGTTCGAAGGCACTGGTGTGGGCCTCTCTATTGTGGCGCGGATTATCCACCGCCATGGAGGCCGAGTGTGGGCAGATGCTGAGGTCAACAAAGGAGCGACATTCTATTTCACGCTTGAGCCAGACTCATCCATCCTAACTGGCAACTAG
- a CDS encoding carbohydrate ABC transporter permease gives MAKTKSSNPNERSILSQIVLWLALILGALVMVFPIYWMIMTTIMPQSEAFSRSLILFPESPTLENFIEGWNNSPWPRWYANTFFIVITSVTGSVFMNLLAGYTFAKFEFRGRNVIFFSIIATLMIPLQVLLVPRFLIISSLGWVNSYWSVIGPHMAEPFGLFFMRQFMLDIPDELLEAARLDGAGEFTIFRKIVVPLAKPAIAVLVILGFSTRWNAFAWPLVALTKKEMLTVQLGINFMKGYYYTDWPAIIAMVLVSIIPIIVVFLAFQRYFIAGIARTGIK, from the coding sequence ATGGCAAAGACGAAAAGCTCAAACCCAAACGAACGCTCCATCCTGAGCCAGATCGTGCTATGGCTTGCCCTGATACTGGGTGCACTCGTCATGGTCTTCCCTATTTACTGGATGATTATGACAACGATCATGCCGCAGTCAGAGGCATTCTCGCGCAGCTTAATCCTCTTCCCAGAATCCCCAACCCTGGAAAACTTCATTGAGGGCTGGAATAACTCGCCATGGCCGCGCTGGTATGCCAATACCTTCTTCATCGTTATCACATCCGTGACGGGTTCCGTCTTCATGAACTTGCTGGCGGGCTATACCTTCGCCAAATTTGAATTTCGCGGGCGTAACGTCATCTTCTTCTCGATCATCGCCACCCTGATGATCCCTTTGCAAGTGCTGCTCGTTCCGCGCTTCCTGATCATCTCCTCATTAGGATGGGTCAATTCCTATTGGAGCGTGATCGGCCCACACATGGCGGAGCCTTTCGGCTTGTTTTTCATGCGTCAGTTCATGCTCGATATCCCTGATGAACTGCTAGAAGCTGCCCGGTTGGATGGCGCTGGCGAGTTTACGATTTTCCGTAAAATCGTCGTACCGCTCGCCAAACCCGCGATTGCGGTCCTGGTCATCCTCGGCTTTTCCACGCGGTGGAATGCTTTTGCATGGCCGCTCGTTGCCCTTACGAAGAAAGAAATGTTGACGGTGCAGCTAGGCATCAACTTCATGAAGGGATACTACTACACGGATTGGCCTGCCATCATCGCGATGGTGCTGGTTTCCATTATCCCGATCATCGTGGTTTTCCTGGCATTCCAGCGTTACTTTATCGCCGGTATCGCCCGTACAGGCATCAAATAA
- a CDS encoding mannosyltransferase family protein has translation MQSIQTRITPIADRLQHLAERINRPEYYWLTRPLLAFLVTRLIVFLGAYLAEIAIPGVTGEGLYHVNPNNVFLDVWARWDSAFYIRIVETGYWFIPGQQSSVAFFPLYPLIVSFLAPIMGTLAAGVFVSNSFLFGALVYLYKLTELEFDAATASRTVFYIAAFPTSFFFTAVYTESTFLFFTIATVYYARNHMWAWAALFGMLCASSRIVGVVVWGVTGLEWLRFHGWTLGTIHKPQAWKNLLKALRTDWFNLGIICLIPLGLLSYMLFLNHEFSDPVAFSTTQSAWGREMLGPWAIIMRDLAGLFGGDFFRGDIWWHVVIDLGAYFAVLFVSIAIWRRLGASYALYAIISIVIPSTSGTGSLSRYALVIFPFFMMLGYWGRWQWLDRTLMVVFSVLLGILTTMFVNWIFVA, from the coding sequence ATGCAATCAATCCAGACGCGCATCACCCCCATTGCGGATAGATTGCAGCATCTTGCTGAGCGCATCAACCGGCCAGAATACTACTGGCTGACGCGCCCCCTATTGGCATTCCTCGTCACACGCCTGATTGTCTTCCTGGGCGCGTATCTCGCGGAAATTGCCATTCCAGGCGTCACAGGTGAGGGACTTTATCATGTTAACCCGAATAACGTCTTTCTGGATGTCTGGGCGCGGTGGGATAGCGCCTTCTATATCCGCATTGTGGAAACAGGCTACTGGTTTATCCCAGGGCAGCAAAGCTCGGTCGCCTTCTTCCCCCTGTACCCGCTAATCGTTAGCTTTCTGGCCCCTATCATGGGCACCCTGGCAGCAGGGGTCTTCGTCAGCAACAGCTTCCTATTCGGTGCGTTGGTCTATCTCTACAAACTCACTGAATTGGAGTTCGACGCCGCCACAGCTAGCCGGACCGTATTCTACATTGCCGCCTTCCCGACGTCTTTCTTCTTCACAGCAGTCTATACGGAGAGCACGTTCCTGTTCTTTACTATCGCCACCGTGTATTACGCGCGTAACCATATGTGGGCGTGGGCGGCGCTTTTCGGGATGTTATGCGCGTCGTCGCGTATTGTGGGCGTGGTCGTCTGGGGCGTCACGGGTTTGGAATGGCTGCGATTCCATGGTTGGACGCTTGGCACCATTCATAAGCCCCAAGCCTGGAAGAATCTCCTCAAAGCGCTGCGCACGGATTGGTTCAACCTCGGCATTATCTGTTTAATCCCCTTGGGCTTACTCAGTTATATGCTCTTTCTCAATCATGAATTCAGTGATCCAGTTGCTTTTTCCACCACACAAAGCGCCTGGGGGCGAGAAATGCTCGGCCCCTGGGCGATCATCATGCGTGATTTGGCGGGTCTCTTCGGTGGGGATTTCTTCCGGGGGGATATCTGGTGGCACGTTGTGATTGACCTCGGCGCTTACTTTGCTGTCTTGTTCGTATCGATTGCCATCTGGCGGCGCTTAGGAGCCAGCTATGCGCTCTATGCCATCATTTCTATCGTGATTCCATCGACCAGCGGCACAGGCAGCCTATCACGTTATGCATTGGTGATCTTCCCCTTCTTTATGATGTTGGGCTATTGGGGACGATGGCAATGGCTAGACCGCACGCTCATGGTGGTATTCAGCGTGTTGTTGGGCATCCTGACGACCATGTTCGTGAACTGGATATTTGTTGCTTAG
- a CDS encoding sulfatase-like hydrolase/transferase: MQPNILIFMTDQERGDVVLPESPCITPNAARLAQEGVTFREAYCPTAHCCPSRATFMTGLYPSKHGIFNNVSTPTAINTGLAEGVITFSEVLRDGGYHLAFSGKWHVTNEENPSDRGWEELVVTAGAGSYMHRSTADWQALKQADEDHQRKHGEVIRPGWGNYQLFDSYESTGEKGYEDHSDYPAIAAACEALPRLASSDQPWVLYVGPLGPHDPFIVPKQFVDMYDLDDIELPASYHDTLKDKPAIYQRMRQQYWNQLTETEVRDALRHYYAYCTMEDAMFGEVLDALEASGQADNTLVIFMSDHGEYCGAHGLYMKGVPAFKEAYNVPVIMRGPQLIQNPGRDVDHFISLADFAPTFIELAGQPIPDATTGHSLVPFLQDDAPSDWRDAHYTQFNGVELYYTQRAVTTKEYKYVYNGFDFDELYDLKNDPLEMNNLATDTAYDEIKHELVQKMWRFAAEEKDDRLFNPYGTVALAPWGPGDAL, encoded by the coding sequence ATGCAGCCCAATATACTCATTTTTATGACAGATCAGGAACGGGGCGATGTGGTCTTACCGGAATCACCCTGCATCACGCCCAATGCAGCACGACTTGCTCAAGAGGGGGTCACATTCCGGGAGGCATATTGCCCGACGGCTCATTGCTGCCCGTCACGAGCAACGTTCATGACGGGCCTTTACCCTAGCAAACACGGTATCTTCAACAATGTGAGCACACCGACTGCAATCAACACGGGCCTTGCTGAAGGCGTCATCACCTTTAGCGAAGTGCTACGAGATGGCGGTTATCACCTGGCATTTTCCGGCAAATGGCACGTCACCAATGAGGAAAACCCATCTGATCGTGGCTGGGAAGAACTTGTCGTGACAGCAGGTGCAGGCAGTTATATGCACCGTTCCACGGCAGATTGGCAGGCCCTCAAACAGGCGGATGAAGATCATCAACGGAAGCACGGCGAGGTTATCCGGCCCGGGTGGGGCAATTATCAACTATTTGATTCCTACGAAAGCACGGGCGAAAAAGGCTACGAAGATCATTCTGATTACCCGGCTATCGCTGCCGCCTGCGAAGCCCTGCCGCGTTTGGCCTCGTCAGATCAGCCCTGGGTGCTCTATGTCGGTCCGCTTGGCCCGCATGACCCCTTCATCGTACCCAAACAATTCGTCGATATGTACGACCTGGACGACATCGAGCTGCCAGCCAGCTACCATGATACGCTCAAAGACAAACCAGCCATCTATCAGCGTATGCGCCAGCAATATTGGAACCAACTGACAGAAACAGAAGTCAGAGATGCTCTGCGTCATTACTACGCCTATTGCACGATGGAAGATGCCATGTTTGGCGAAGTGCTGGACGCCCTGGAAGCAAGCGGCCAAGCTGATAACACACTGGTGATCTTCATGAGCGATCATGGCGAATACTGCGGGGCGCACGGATTGTATATGAAAGGCGTCCCTGCCTTTAAAGAAGCTTACAATGTCCCGGTCATTATGCGTGGCCCGCAGCTCATTCAGAACCCGGGCCGCGATGTCGATCATTTCATTTCACTGGCGGATTTTGCACCGACGTTTATCGAATTAGCAGGCCAGCCAATCCCAGATGCGACAACAGGCCACAGCCTGGTACCCTTCCTCCAGGACGATGCCCCCTCAGATTGGCGCGACGCCCACTACACGCAGTTCAATGGCGTTGAACTGTATTACACGCAGCGTGCCGTCACCACCAAAGAATACAAGTACGTCTATAACGGCTTTGATTTTGACGAGCTATACGACCTGAAAAACGACCCGCTTGAGATGAACAATCTGGCGACTGATACAGCTTATGACGAAATCAAGCATGAACTCGTCCAGAAGATGTGGCGATTCGCTGCGGAAGAAAAAGACGACCGACTTTTTAACCCCTATGGGACGGTTGCACTGGCGCCCTGGGGACCAGGGGACGCCCTGTAA
- a CDS encoding carbohydrate ABC transporter permease — MTQINVERTAPPPEALNPLQEWWRQNQKKYIPYIFIAPNLAIFTLFVFIPILYALYMSLFEWKGIGVPEFIGLQNYTELFQDPVFWTSVTNTIVFAMGAVPFSMLFGLMVALGLNQPRVPGRALLRTIYFIPFVISAVATATTVSWLFNDSFGIINKLLALLGLAKVQWLSSPDTAMLTVIIATIWVRLGFCMIIYLAGLQSIPNDMLEAARVDGALPWQQLFYIKLPLLRSTTFLLLILNVIYSFESFDLIYVMTNGGPGYSTTVVPIYIYNMAFETQRFGYASAIGLVFMMIIMAFTVVQWRMSNQGGRI; from the coding sequence ATGACACAAATCAATGTCGAGAGAACCGCGCCACCACCAGAAGCACTTAATCCCTTACAAGAATGGTGGCGCCAGAATCAGAAGAAATATATTCCTTACATTTTCATCGCGCCCAACCTGGCGATATTTACGCTCTTTGTCTTTATTCCAATCCTCTATGCGCTCTATATGAGCCTCTTTGAATGGAAAGGCATCGGCGTACCGGAGTTCATTGGCCTCCAAAATTATACGGAACTATTCCAGGACCCGGTTTTCTGGACCTCTGTCACCAATACGATTGTCTTCGCCATGGGTGCCGTGCCCTTCAGCATGTTATTCGGCCTTATGGTCGCGCTGGGCCTGAATCAGCCACGTGTTCCTGGGCGTGCCCTCCTGCGTACGATCTATTTCATACCCTTTGTGATTTCAGCCGTCGCAACTGCAACGACAGTTTCCTGGCTGTTCAATGACAGCTTCGGCATCATCAATAAGTTACTCGCGCTCCTTGGGCTGGCCAAAGTACAGTGGCTTTCAAGCCCGGATACAGCCATGCTGACAGTGATTATCGCCACCATATGGGTGCGTCTAGGCTTCTGTATGATCATCTATCTGGCGGGGCTGCAATCTATCCCTAACGATATGCTGGAAGCTGCGCGCGTTGATGGTGCGCTGCCCTGGCAGCAGCTCTTCTATATCAAGCTGCCACTCCTGCGCTCAACAACCTTCTTACTGTTGATCCTGAACGTCATCTATTCCTTCGAATCGTTCGATTTGATCTATGTGATGACTAATGGTGGCCCCGGTTACAGCACGACCGTCGTCCCCATCTATATCTATAACATGGCTTTCGAAACGCAGCGATTCGGCTATGCCAGCGCGATTGGCCTCGTTTTTATGATGATTATTATGGCCTTCACAGTGGTTCAATGGCGTATGTCGAACCAGGGCGGGAGAATTTAA
- a CDS encoding ABC transporter substrate-binding protein: protein MFKVRSIILTVVVFAMLAFSVNVMAQEEDIFAGKGGRLVVADANSNTSLDPFVSSWHSWPHYALYSTLFTRAEDLSYVGFLADSWEIAEDGTALTITLIDYATFTDGTPIDAEAIKWNLEKYANPETGASQGADLIGLLESVDVVDDYTLTLNLATPFAPLFYVLSSLEIVSPTAYEEMGPDAFGIDPVGGGPFILEELVTDNYVLFSRNPDFTWAPEELYEHPGPVLLEELQILFIGEEQTILAALETGEISVAGIPTQNIESTEANPDIDVDRALLNQIRYIGFNTSKPEWSDPELRRAFAYATNREEFVTLAWDDLAVPLYQPLPETIWGHNPELDAESYHYEPDRAAEIFDTLGYVDVDGDGMREDPDGNPWVVRLSSANTDEWRRQAEVIEAQWRDAGIPVEIELMEFSALIDLTTTGEHDLFLLQYGYSDPSILTYFFDPDRMGGSNRAWYATEELSELLTAADTQLDPDLRYEAVTEVSRYIIEQSPWIFLAVPPSLTGVRTELDGWEIYPDLSFLYWNAYFPTE from the coding sequence GTGTTCAAAGTCAGAAGTATCATCTTAACCGTTGTCGTATTCGCCATGTTGGCCTTTAGCGTCAATGTCATGGCCCAAGAGGAAGACATCTTCGCCGGTAAGGGCGGTCGTCTTGTTGTCGCTGACGCCAACTCCAACACATCACTGGATCCGTTTGTTTCATCATGGCACAGTTGGCCGCATTATGCCCTGTATTCAACCCTGTTTACACGTGCGGAAGACTTGAGCTATGTGGGTTTCCTGGCAGATAGCTGGGAAATTGCGGAAGATGGAACAGCACTTACCATCACGCTCATTGATTACGCAACCTTCACCGATGGCACGCCTATCGACGCAGAAGCCATTAAGTGGAACCTGGAAAAATACGCCAATCCTGAAACTGGCGCTTCTCAGGGTGCGGACCTGATCGGGCTGCTGGAAAGCGTGGATGTTGTCGATGACTACACCCTCACGCTCAACCTGGCGACGCCCTTTGCCCCGCTCTTCTATGTGCTCTCTAGCCTGGAAATTGTCTCGCCGACCGCATACGAAGAAATGGGCCCGGATGCGTTCGGCATCGACCCCGTTGGTGGTGGCCCATTCATCTTGGAAGAATTGGTGACGGATAACTACGTCCTTTTCTCCCGTAACCCTGATTTCACCTGGGCACCAGAAGAACTGTACGAACATCCTGGCCCGGTCCTGCTGGAAGAACTGCAAATCCTGTTCATCGGTGAAGAGCAGACCATCCTCGCCGCGCTGGAAACTGGTGAAATCTCCGTTGCGGGTATCCCGACCCAGAATATCGAAAGTACAGAAGCCAACCCCGATATCGACGTTGATCGCGCCCTGCTCAACCAGATTCGTTACATCGGCTTCAACACCTCCAAGCCGGAATGGTCCGATCCTGAACTGCGCCGCGCCTTCGCTTATGCCACCAACCGCGAAGAATTCGTGACGCTGGCCTGGGATGACCTGGCTGTGCCGCTGTACCAACCGCTGCCAGAAACAATCTGGGGCCACAATCCTGAACTGGACGCTGAATCCTATCACTACGAGCCGGATCGTGCTGCGGAAATCTTCGATACACTCGGCTATGTCGATGTTGATGGCGATGGCATGCGCGAAGACCCGGATGGGAACCCCTGGGTTGTCCGCCTGAGCTCCGCCAACACAGATGAATGGCGTCGTCAGGCCGAAGTCATTGAAGCCCAATGGCGTGACGCTGGTATCCCGGTCGAAATTGAACTGATGGAATTCTCCGCTCTCATCGACCTGACCACAACCGGCGAACATGACCTGTTCCTGCTGCAATATGGCTACAGCGACCCCAGCATCCTGACCTACTTCTTTGACCCGGATCGTATGGGCGGCAGCAACCGTGCGTGGTATGCTACAGAAGAACTATCCGAACTGCTGACCGCAGCCGATACCCAGCTTGATCCTGACCTGCGCTACGAAGCTGTGACAGAAGTCAGCCGTTACATCATCGAACAGTCACCGTGGATCTTCCTGGCAGTACCGCCGTCACTGACCGGTGTCCGTACCGAGCTCGATGGATGGGAAATCTACCCGGATCTGTCCTTCCTTTACTGGAACGCTTACTTCCCAACTGAATAA
- a CDS encoding ABC transporter permease, translating into MSKYLLRRVLMTIPLILAVTTVVFVMLRVALPGDPAQIMAGDRATPELIEQIRSNLGLDRPIIEQYLIFLKNFAQGDLGLSVKFREPVIDVIAKAFPFTALLTFLSVTIGTMIGLIIGVVTAMYQRTWIDRLGILITVFFYSIPTFWLGLVLILIFSVGLRALPVQGSSTWQHMILPTATLAIGQSALIARLTRSSMIEVLSTDYIRTARSKGLNERRIMLGHALKNTLIPVITVVGLSVGGLLGGAVVTESIFGLPGVGSLAINAINNRDYPMIQGTVILVATTFILVNMFVDIIYAVVDPRIRYD; encoded by the coding sequence ATGAGCAAATATCTACTGCGGCGTGTCTTGATGACAATCCCACTTATCCTGGCAGTAACCACCGTTGTGTTTGTGATGCTGCGCGTGGCTCTACCCGGCGATCCAGCCCAGATTATGGCGGGGGACCGGGCAACGCCCGAACTCATAGAGCAAATTCGCAGCAACCTCGGCCTGGACCGCCCAATTATTGAGCAGTATCTCATCTTTCTGAAGAACTTCGCTCAGGGGGATTTAGGGCTGTCGGTCAAATTCAGAGAACCTGTGATTGATGTCATTGCTAAGGCCTTCCCTTTCACAGCGCTGCTAACCTTTTTAAGCGTCACAATCGGCACAATGATCGGCCTGATTATTGGCGTGGTCACAGCGATGTACCAGCGCACATGGATTGATCGCCTGGGCATCCTGATCACCGTCTTTTTCTATTCGATCCCCACATTCTGGCTGGGCCTTGTGCTCATCCTGATCTTCTCGGTCGGGCTGCGCGCCCTGCCCGTACAGGGCTCCAGCACATGGCAGCATATGATCCTGCCAACAGCAACGCTCGCCATTGGTCAGAGTGCACTCATTGCCAGATTAACTCGCTCCAGCATGATCGAAGTCCTCAGCACGGATTATATCCGTACGGCTCGTTCCAAGGGCCTCAATGAACGCCGGATTATGCTTGGGCACGCGCTCAAAAATACGCTCATCCCCGTGATTACGGTCGTTGGTCTATCTGTTGGGGGGTTATTAGGCGGCGCCGTCGTGACAGAGAGTATTTTCGGCTTGCCTGGGGTCGGCAGTCTGGCAATCAATGCCATCAACAACCGAGATTATCCTATGATCCAGGGGACGGTAATTCTCGTCGCCACTACTTTCATCCTGGTGAATATGTTTGTTGACATCATTTATGCCGTTGTGGATCCACGTATTCGTTATGATTGA
- a CDS encoding ABC transporter substrate-binding protein, with protein sequence MISGLSLAQDEAVELDLAVWGNSAELQGFQDIIDAYEADHPNVTINLLERPGDGMREQVVAEMAAGEAPDIVRAGFRGDVAFYASAGGVIDLSPYLEEGFSDDFFEGAWTISNYDGAPYSLPLHSDTHAIFYNKDYFEQIGVEVPQTMDECWSWDEFNEVSARLRDETDADYGHVMLWNGKRWLMFLYGNGGQLLNEDHTEPAIVSPEGIETIEWTQGWYQDGLAPLSTSMKYSVEGQLLFINGAAGMMITGSWWIPWLQENMTNYGWGVTYLPCSGNGQDADLGGTGLAVTKDSEYPEIAADFIKFATNTENMQNYAVTGFFTPVRYSALEGIEYPEFSDEMTLFGEVAQTTNPQKAAVQGMEIFPEIDLILRDELELAFTSGQSAEQTAQNIADKITRVLED encoded by the coding sequence ATGATATCAGGGCTCAGCCTTGCCCAGGACGAAGCGGTCGAATTGGACCTTGCTGTCTGGGGCAACAGTGCCGAATTACAGGGCTTCCAGGACATCATTGATGCCTATGAAGCTGATCATCCGAATGTGACCATCAACTTGCTGGAACGTCCTGGCGACGGGATGCGTGAGCAGGTCGTCGCAGAAATGGCCGCCGGAGAAGCACCCGACATCGTCCGCGCGGGTTTCCGTGGTGATGTCGCGTTCTACGCCTCAGCGGGTGGTGTTATCGACCTATCGCCTTACCTGGAAGAAGGCTTCAGCGATGACTTCTTCGAAGGTGCCTGGACGATTAGCAATTACGATGGCGCACCCTACAGCCTGCCACTACACAGCGACACCCATGCTATCTTCTACAATAAAGATTACTTTGAGCAAATCGGTGTCGAAGTCCCGCAAACGATGGACGAATGCTGGTCCTGGGACGAATTCAACGAAGTTTCAGCCCGTCTACGCGACGAAACAGACGCCGACTATGGTCATGTCATGCTGTGGAACGGCAAACGCTGGCTGATGTTCCTTTATGGGAACGGCGGCCAACTGCTGAACGAAGACCACACCGAACCCGCCATCGTCTCTCCAGAAGGCATCGAAACGATTGAATGGACGCAGGGTTGGTATCAGGATGGCCTCGCCCCGCTGAGCACATCCATGAAGTACTCTGTAGAAGGGCAACTGCTCTTCATCAACGGCGCTGCTGGCATGATGATCACCGGTAGCTGGTGGATTCCGTGGCTGCAAGAGAACATGACTAACTACGGATGGGGTGTCACTTATCTGCCATGCAGTGGCAACGGCCAGGATGCTGACCTCGGCGGTACGGGCCTCGCTGTGACCAAAGACAGCGAATATCCTGAGATCGCCGCCGATTTCATCAAGTTCGCCACCAATACAGAAAATATGCAGAACTACGCTGTTACTGGCTTCTTCACCCCGGTGCGCTACTCAGCACTGGAAGGTATTGAATATCCAGAGTTCTCCGATGAAATGACGCTGTTCGGTGAAGTTGCCCAGACGACGAACCCTCAGAAAGCCGCCGTACAGGGTATGGAAATCTTCCCGGAAATCGACCTGATCCTGCGCGATGAGCTTGAGTTGGCCTTTACCAGCGGCCAATCCGCAGAGCAAACCGCCCAAAATATCGCCGATAAGATTACTCGCGTCCTCGAAGACTAA
- the nikC gene encoding nickel transporter permease: protein MSQQEQSSNSVGQLESEARSTALHTRILRKFFNNYVAVLCSVALIAFIVAILVAPLITPYDPIERSTPERNQPPSVAHLMGTDTLGRDILSRVLYGGRISLQVGFFSVALALAVGMPLGLLAGFSGGWVDNAIMRMMDVILAFPGLILAIWLVSLLGSNIINVILAIAFFSIPTYARLVRGLTLSIREMDYVIAARSMGAGSLRLMFNHILPGVVGSMIVVTTLDVSGAIITGASLSFLGLGVSPPTPEWGAMLADGRSYLRTQWWMAVFPGLAITFVVLMLNIIGDAVRDALDPNVRE from the coding sequence ATGTCCCAGCAAGAACAATCATCCAACTCAGTGGGCCAGCTCGAAAGCGAAGCTCGTTCGACAGCGCTCCATACGCGGATTCTACGGAAGTTTTTCAACAATTATGTTGCTGTCCTATGTTCAGTCGCGCTCATTGCTTTCATCGTGGCGATCTTGGTTGCACCACTCATCACACCCTATGATCCGATCGAACGCAGCACCCCAGAACGCAACCAACCGCCTAGCGTTGCCCATCTGATGGGCACGGATACCCTTGGGCGCGACATCCTCAGCCGCGTCCTTTATGGTGGCCGGATTTCCTTACAGGTTGGCTTCTTTTCTGTTGCCCTCGCGCTGGCAGTGGGCATGCCGCTAGGTTTGCTCGCGGGCTTTTCGGGCGGATGGGTCGATAACGCGATTATGCGCATGATGGATGTCATCCTCGCATTCCCCGGCCTCATCCTGGCGATCTGGCTGGTAAGCTTGCTTGGCTCCAATATTATCAACGTGATTTTGGCGATTGCTTTCTTTTCAATCCCAACGTATGCGCGGCTCGTACGCGGACTTACGCTGTCGATACGCGAGATGGACTATGTCATCGCGGCGCGCAGTATGGGCGCAGGCTCTTTACGCCTGATGTTCAATCACATTCTACCCGGCGTCGTTGGCTCAATGATCGTCGTCACAACATTGGATGTTTCCGGCGCGATCATCACAGGCGCGAGCCTTAGCTTTCTAGGCTTAGGCGTTAGCCCACCCACGCCAGAATGGGGCGCTATGCTAGCCGACGGACGCAGTTACTTACGTACACAGTGGTGGATGGCCGTTTTCCCTGGTCTGGCAATCACATTCGTCGTCCTCATGCTCAACATTATTGGCGATGCCGTACGTGATGCTCTTGATCCAAATGTGCGAGAGTAA